From Triplophysa dalaica isolate WHDGS20190420 chromosome 16, ASM1584641v1, whole genome shotgun sequence:
CTACAAATTTTAGAGAAACTATTTCACACGTGTTGGGACTCGTATTTTGTCATCTTTGggatacttttattttgaaggacCAATGTTCCGCCGACTTTTATTTCTCCCTACGGTGTCCGGATTCACAGCGGTCTGTGTTGAATCTTTTGTCGTGTTCATTGCGACTGGATTATTAAAGTTATGGCGAGTTTAGCAGCCGCCGCCGCTGCCGCTGCAGCTGCACGGGATCCAGCAGTGGATCGATCTTTGCGTTCAGTCTTCGGTATGAACGAGATGACTcgtttagtttgtgtgtgttatccTGTGCTGCATTAGTGGCTAAGCTAAACACAACTCACCTGCAGTAATGTTGTTCTAACGTCATAATTTGGTTCTAGGCAGCCAAATAGTCGCACGGTGGTTTGTACCATTTCACAATAATCGGCTGGTTTAATGCCATATGAACACATGAGTTATAAACTAAGAGAAACTTTGATGCCTCCTTTATTAAGCATGTGGACGGATTAGTATTGAAGTTTGagaataatttgttttgtttcttatatctttgttttgttaacaGTGGGAAACATCCCATATGAGGCAACGGAGGAGCAGTTGAAGGACATCTTCTCGGAGGTCGGACTTGTCGTCAGTTTTAGGTTTGTATGGGCAGAAACATGCTGGTGCTAGGGATGGGCGATACCACCTTTTTTTGATGCGATGCGATGCGATACGATACCGATACTTTTTCTTGAAATTGTATCGATACCGATATCGATACTGATGATGGagattattttgtatgtatatatatttaaaataaaaatataattacaattaaagAGAAATCACATGCTTGTACTGGCTATTAATAACACATTTActaaaaaagtcatttaaaaaaataaatacaaggTTTTAACAACCttcttacaaaaatattgattaaataacataaatcttaataaaataaacaaaaataccacCAGCaaaaaattgcatattttcactgcgtcttatttttaaacaggcCATTTTTCTTAagctttaacattttgtttgtactgtagtatactgtatTTTGAAGGAATAAATATTGATTAGCTAAGAAAACTCTTAATACagttaataaaattacaaacaatataaactgtGCATACATTAACTTAACTTTTACGCTTCCTCTAAGCCATCTTGCAATTCTCTCCCCTGTTTAATGCGGAAGTGTGCAATGCATGcgtgttgtgtatgtgtaagtTACGTAGCTAAATAGCACGTCTATGTGACCGCGCTGCGCAGCCGGAGACCGATCCGTGTGTGACGTCAAACTGTCGCGAGAGCTAGTACTTTCATATCATAGTGTCACTGATCGGCATGCACAGAGCTAACAACATTTAGTTACGCTGAAACTATTAATGTAATTAACCAGATAATCgatacttttctgaaaatatcaaTACCTAAATAGCATCTTTTGAGTATCGATATATCGATACTGCAGCATCGATGTGCACATCTCTAGCTGGGGCTTTTTGGGCTAACGTTACTGTGACTGTAGTGGGTAAAGTTTCACATATACTTTAGTTAGAAAGttgaaaaataatttctgtcatcatttaggcCTGATGCACACTTTGACTACGGTTGTTttttggattggattcaatttattgtcattgcaCATATACAAGtgcagtgtaacgaaatggatttaagaagaaaaatacagcataacatgaggaaagtggtgagaaaaacagatacacataatacaccatagacgaGACTTGCAATAGGGTAAAATAATCCAGCTACGGCAAAcagccatccggtccagtgccattacggcACCGTTCACAGAACCGCTTGTCAGGCTGGGGAATGTAGCTTGTGAGACTCTATAAAGTGGTAATCTGGAGCATCGTGCCAAACTGAACATTGTCTTCTCAGACATTTGGATTTGACTGGGTGTTTATGTCATCAATCtgtgtttactgtatatgttgACCTTCATCGTTTTGCATAATGTGCTAACTGCTAATGATATTTTCTATAGTACCCCTTAACCTCACCTTTGAATCACACACATCTGTGCATGTAACTACATTCATGCAACTACATGTGTTAGACAGCAGTCACGCCATTTCTGATGCTGACATAACTTTGTCAATTACTTTTTGATTATTGACAATTTTGCATCTGTTTTTAACCCTGAGATTCATCACAGATGACTTATCACAGTTTGTATCAGACTCTACTCACCCTCAACCCTTATTTGAAAACCTAGAGCTGATCTAGAAAAATCCCTTTATGCAGGTTGGTGTATGACAGAGAAACAGGTAAGCCGAAGGGTTATGGCTTCTGTGAGTACCAGGATCAAGAGACTGCGCTCAGTGCCATGCGTAACCTAAACGGCAGAGAATTCAGTGGAAGGGCTCTCCGTGTTGACAACGCTGCCAGTGAGAAGAATAAAGAGGAGCTGAAAAGTAAGTTTCACTTTAGAAGTACACCATCCCTCCCAGAGGATGCTGCGCTTTTGTTTGATCTCTCTACATCTTGAGTTATGGTAATGACTTCAGGGATGTTGAGTGACGCATGCTCCTTTTCACAGGTTTGGGAACTGGTGCTCCAATTATTGAGTCCCCTTATGGAGATGGCTGCATACCAGAAGAAGCCCCGGAGTCAATCAGTAGAGCGGTGGCCAGCCTGCCCCCTGAACAGATGTTTGAGCTAATGAAACAGATGAAGGTGAATCGTTTTTTTCAAtcgataaaaaatgtattgttcagAGATGCTGGATTTGAAATTGTAAACTAAAAGCAATATCATTACTCTTGTTTCTCGTACAGCTTTGTGTGCAGAACAGTCCACAGGAAGCTAGGAACATGCTGTTGCAGAATCCTCAGCTAGCTTATGCCCTGCTGCAGGCACAGGTCGTCATGAGGATTGTGGACCCTGAAATTGCTCTGGTAAGATTATTAAATGCAGCTGATGGAAAGCTAAGTGAAGAATGGAGATTAAAGTTagagttctcccaaaaatgaaaattctgttttcaccctcttttcatttcaaacctgtatgatatttttcttcttctgcagaatacaaagtaagatagtttgaagaatgttacgAACCAGcaaccattcacttgcattagttttgtgttcatacaacagaaataaattGGTGTCGGTGCTGTTCtcttaccaactttcttcaaatatcttcttttgtgttctgcggaaacaagaaagtcatacaggcttgtaatgaaaagagggtgagttaCTTGTGACAAGTATATGTATGGAACAGAATGAGGATTAATGAACctgcacacacatttaaactGTATTTGAGGTTATGTAAGGTAATCAAGTGATAAATGATCTTCTTATCTCAGAAAATGCTTCACCGTCCGGCTGTGGTTCAGCCCGTAAACCCAAATTCTCAGCCTGGGGCAGTGCCTGTTACTAACCAGCCCCTGCCTCAGCCCACTGCCCCCGTCTCTCAACCCCAACAGATGGTAAGCACTACCAGTTTCACCCTTTAAAGTCCACAAGCACGCTTGTTCTTCTTCCTCACTGACTCTTGACTATTCAAAGTCATTGTCATTCAtttcagaatattttttaaagtgaaatattaATGTGGGGTTACGTACAGTTTTATGAAactgacatacagtataaagggctttcctgtagcttttGATTTTGTAggttttgattttgatattcACCCCCAAATTAAAAaagctgtcatcatttactcactcaaaATCAAAACCTCATTGATACACCCAGATTTTTGCCTTATATCTGTATACAGTATCAGCTTATTTAATGGGTGGTTATGTTATTATCTTGCAGTGTATTGCATCTGAACTCTCTAGTCTGTatcttataatttttttaattgagtttGTTGTAAAGGCTCTTTTAAACTACTTGGTAGACATTTCTGTAAACAGAAGCTTGTTGTAGGTATTAAAGGTTCATGGACAGTTCACTGTGCTAATGAATCATCTCTGTGATTCACAGCCAGGCATGCATGTGAACGGAGCTCCTCAAATGATGCAGCCTCCACAGATGGGAGGTGGAGGACCCGGACCAATGCCAGGACAGGGACCAATGGGACCAGCTGGTAAGCTTAGCTGTCTCTACACTGCTTCTGTGAAGGTGTTTCTGTGTCCATAGCTCTTTTCCTCTGGTCCCCTCCCTTACAGGCGGGATGCAGGCTCAGATAGGAATCCAACCAGGAGGTCCTCTGCCCATGGATAGGGGACCAGGTACTCACTTTAGGCAGATAGcaggattattttatttagtaataGTGTTTGGTTAAATGTGATAGTTGTGGGTGTTTTTTTGCATTCCATAGTACATTTTCCTAATGGCACTGAAACTGCATGATTCCTATTTATCAACTGCATTTCCAAACCTGTCCACAGAGGAGTGCTATTGGCAAACTGATGTTGGGCTTTAGATgatttgttgtttcattttcacTCACATCTTCAACTAAAATAACAACTAGGCTGATTAATCCGCTATTATTAGATAATCCACATTAGGCAATAACTGTATTGTCATTCCTTCTCTTTTCAATTCCATAAACTTTCTCCTCATCTGTTTTTAAAGGTTTAGTACATTTTGAGTGAATCCTGTGTAAAATGTCTTATTTCAGCCAGTTGTGCTAACATTTAAAggtgaaaaatgtgttttcacaaTTTGCTGCTATATAGTATTATATGTGATAGATGTGTATGCAAATGTCAAATTCAACCACTCCACTCCAGATTTGTGAACGTGTCCGCCATCTTAGAACAGTCAACCTTTCAGTTCCTCAGTTGGTCATCAACTACAATATAAATCAATGAGTTTTCCAACATTCCACAACGTAAAACAGTTTCTGGATTTAGAAACAACAGAGATGGGATAACCTTTCACAGgtggttttttttttacgtATGACTTAATATTCATATACCCATATGCAATCATAACTATAGTTGCAGACACATAGCCAGCTTGCTCTTGACTGTTCCAATTTGGCGGATTACTTGCTTATAGCAGCTCATTGAATTGAGCGATAAGGTAACTTACAAGctaaactggtttcttgaacattcTCACCGGTAGGACTTATAACACAACGTTATTGCCACAGTTGAGCGTACGTTGCTGTGGTTTTAAAAGGTCATGATTCTCAGACAaacattttgctgtttttttttaaaaaaatctatttttatttttgtctgcaTGTTAGTCAGGGTTGAGACCAAGTTTTCAAtgacacttcacctttaaataTTAGCATTAAAATACCCATCTTGTTCTTTAGATATCATTATTGACacaattaaagaaacattttcttaaaggaatagttctgatgaaaataaaaattgtgtcttcatttattaaccgtcatgtcattccaaacctgtgaaTGAATGAGGCTGTGGAAcgaaaaagaagatatgttgataTATGTCTATTGTTTGGCCACCACCGTTTTTCACCATtcagaagtcatacaggtttggaatgacataagggtgagtaaatgatgaaacatttGAACCCATTACCATCAGTACACGAGTCTGTCCCTGGGCAACATCAGTAAGTGCTGCTGTGCACTcagttctctctctttctttcactcaATGCTGACCTAGGAAACCTTCAGGACTCTCCTATAGGAGCAGCTGGGCAGGCTGCTATCGAGCGGTCTCCAGGTATCTTGGCTGTACTCTGGTCTGCTCAGAGCAGAACTGTCAACACTATCGGCCGTTTAACACTACACTGCAGATCACACAACAATGCTGATCATTTTGCcatcagtttttttttggtgtttgCAATGAATAATGTGGAACTCACACTTGAGAGATTGTGAAATGCTACAAACATTTGGGGGAGAAAAAAGCCTT
This genomic window contains:
- the cstf2 gene encoding cleavage stimulation factor subunit 2 isoform X2, translating into MASLAAAAAAAAAARDPAVDRSLRSVFVGNIPYEATEEQLKDIFSEVGLVVSFRLVYDRETGKPKGYGFCEYQDQETALSAMRNLNGREFSGRALRVDNAASEKNKEELKSLGTGAPIIESPYGDGCIPEEAPESISRAVASLPPEQMFELMKQMKLCVQNSPQEARNMLLQNPQLAYALLQAQVVMRIVDPEIALKMLHRPAVVQPVNPNSQPGAVPVTNQPLPQPTAPVSQPQQMPGMHVNGAPQMMQPPQMGGGGPGPMPGQGPMGPAGGMQAQIGIQPGGPLPMDRGPVPIVDPRAPMRGAPPGPQGIPPRGLLGDGPNDPRGGSLVNVTGDVVEPGRGYIGGPPQHQGPPMHMAPPDMRGPHDMRGGPIMGEQRGPMMEPRGPPMEARGRDPRAVDARGPISGQRVPGAAGMQGPPPHGMGQSAPPAARPGPTSDVSSQDHEKAALIMQVLQLTPEQIAMLPPEQRQSILILKEQIQKTAGAP
- the cstf2 gene encoding cleavage stimulation factor subunit 2 isoform X1, which translates into the protein MASLAAAAAAAAAARDPAVDRSLRSVFVGNIPYEATEEQLKDIFSEVGLVVSFRLVYDRETGKPKGYGFCEYQDQETALSAMRNLNGREFSGRALRVDNAASEKNKEELKSLGTGAPIIESPYGDGCIPEEAPESISRAVASLPPEQMFELMKQMKLCVQNSPQEARNMLLQNPQLAYALLQAQVVMRIVDPEIALKMLHRPAVVQPVNPNSQPGAVPVTNQPLPQPTAPVSQPQQMPGMHVNGAPQMMQPPQMGGGGPGPMPGQGPMGPAGGMQAQIGIQPGGPLPMDRGPGNLQDSPIGAAGQAAIERSPVPIVDPRAPMRGAPPGPQGIPPRGLLGDGPNDPRGGSLVNVTGDVVEPGRGYIGGPPQHQGPPMHMAPPDMRGPHDMRGGPIMGEQRGPMMEPRGPPMEARGRDPRAVDARGPISGQRVPGAAGMQGPPPHGMGQSAPPAARPGPTSDVSSQDHEKAALIMQVLQLTPEQIAMLPPEQRQSILILKEQIQKTAGAP
- the cstf2 gene encoding cleavage stimulation factor subunit 2 isoform X3, whose product is MASLAAAAAAAAAARDPAVDRSLRSVFVGNIPYEATEEQLKDIFSEVGLVVSFRLVYDRETGKPKGYGFCEYQDQETALSAMRNLNGREFSGRALRVDNAASEKNKEELKSLGTGAPIIESPYGDGCIPEEAPESISRAVASLPPEQMFELMKQMKLCVQNSPQEARNMLLQNPQLAYALLQAQVVMRIVDPEIALKMLHRPAVVQPVNPNSQPGAVPVTNQPLPQPTAPVSQPQQMPGMHVNGAPQMMQPPQMGGGGPGPMPGQGPMGPAVPIVDPRAPMRGAPPGPQGIPPRGLLGDGPNDPRGGSLVNVTGDVVEPGRGYIGGPPQHQGPPMHMAPPDMRGPHDMRGGPIMGEQRGPMMEPRGPPMEARGRDPRAVDARGPISGQRVPGAAGMQGPPPHGMGQSAPPAARPGPTSDVSSQDHEKAALIMQVLQLTPEQIAMLPPEQRQSILILKEQIQKTAGAP